The Legionella spiritensis DNA segment AAAATCGTGTGCCGTATTTTTTTCGGCAGTGCCTGCAGGAAAAACTCCTTTTGCTCTGTCAGTTTTTTTTGATTTCCTGTTTGTTCCAGTCGGGCTAAATCGACCAGTTCGCTGGTCAGCAGTATACCTTGTTCGTTCAGTTCCTCAATCAGGCCGGTTCGGACAACAGCCTTTTTTTCCGTGGTTTTGTAACTGGACAATCGTTTTTTCTCATCCTGGGTGAGGGCCACTTCGTATTCTTCTTTTTTGCCTGATTCAGCATGGTTATAGGAGTTCCCCAGTTTTACCGTTTCGTACGGGCCGTAACTATATTCTCTGGCGCTGAGGATTTGTACCTGATCACTTGGGCATTTCACGGTACCGAAAGAGGGGGTGGGCGCTTCAATGATAACAGCCGGGTTGATGTCACCGCTTTCGATTAACTTGTTTAGTTGCCCGGTGGGGATGAAATTAAAACCGAATTCCAAATCGATACCGCTGTTTCGCATGGCCCGGAGAAAAGTATTGTTCTGGCCAAATGAGGTCAGGTAAACATTACCCACCAGTTTCCCTTCCTTGAGCAGGTTTTTTTTAATTTCATCAATGAGTTTGGAGGCAAATAAAATATCCCCGAAGCCCCCCTGGTTTTCATCAATGTTAACAATGATGTCACTCATTTTTTTCTCTCTATGATTGATTGTTAATCATAATTATATGCAATTTATGCAATTCAAACCTTTAGGGAGTATTAAGGGCCGTGTAAAGATTGTGCAAAGATTGCGCGTGATCATGAAGAACAAACGAGCCGGGGAGGGACGGTTGGCCGATAGAAAAAAGTCCTTTTTTATTCAGGTTTTATAGGCGCATATTGCAAGAAACAAGTGTCTGGGAGAACCATTCGTCATCATAATATTTCATGAGTTCCGGTTCCCGCTCAATAAATAGCCGCACCGTTGCAAGGTATTCGCTGTAGCGTTCGGGAGATATATCGTTAATACCGGGTGGTATTTCAAGTTCCTCTCCCAGCTTTTGCAGTAATTCAAAATCCTGGCTGTCGCGGTGCTGGAAAAAAAGGCTTAAGACAACGAAAAAAGGATAAAATCGATTTTTGATTTGTTCCTCGTTTAAATCCGAATCGCATTGTTCCAGCAATTTTGGTTCGATTTCCTGCCAGAAAGAAGGGGGCGGCGGCGGTAACCAACCGGTTCCCAGCGTTTCTTTTCTCTTTTCTGAGGATTCAATGAAATCGTGAACTTGTTGCAGCATACCCAGATACTCGTCTCTATGCGTGTAAATCCAGTTGTCACGATAGCCTGCCCGATGGCAAGTCTGATTGATTTCTTCAAATACGGGTATTAATTCAGGCTGGTGCCGTAAATATTCCCGAGCCACGATAAGAAACGGGATTCGCGCTTTTTGATATTCTTCCAGATCCGGTGCGCCATACGCCTCATTGATATATTTTTGCAACAAAAGCCATTTGTTTTTTTCCTTTTCCGGTTTGTAGAAGCCGAATTGAGGTAAAAAACCAACAGGATTGACAGACAAATCTTCACGGCCTCTAACCAGATATTTCCTTGCTTCGCCGGCGTAAGAGCCCAGTAAACCAGCCATTTTTTCTTCATCCTCAAGAAGGCAGTCGGGCAAATAATCGAGAAAACGATACCTTGCAAAATGATGGTTTGCCTGGTTAATTGTTGCAAAGGGGATTTTTTGATCAGCGGCGTATTGTATGAACAGAGCCAGGAGGTTGTATTGACCGTTCCGGGCAGCCACAATAAACGAGTTATTACCCAAGGCATCGTTCTCAAACAGGCATTTGGGATGATGTTCCAGCAGACAGCGAACGATGTTTTCCCGTCCATAGCGAATGGCAAGAAACAGATGCTCCGGAATCACTGTTTCAGTCAGCATGCCGTCGTTAAACGCATCATCAATAACGGCTTTGGTGACAGGATCACTGATGGGGGGAATAAAAGGTTTTACCATGTCCAGATAATGACTGACCAGAGACGTATTTTTTCGTATTCCTTCATTCAGTTCGGATAGCTCACGCCTTACCGTGTCGTCCTGTAACAAATTGGCCAGTCTTTTCAGGATGCGGGTTGGCAGCGTTTTCTGCAACTCGGATCGCAAGCGCAGCAACTTCAGGGCTTCCCGTGTTTTTTCGCTATAATGCTCACCTCTGTCCTGGTAGGCGGAATACAATAATTCCTTATGGGGAAAACAATCGTAACAAATGATTTTGTTGGCCTGGATCGCTTCCATAAACGATTGGTCCCCTGTGGCCAGGGATAATGGCCCGGAGACGGCAAAGAGTCCGATCATTTGGGCATGATCCAGATGTGTGGCGTGCAGCAAACGATAAACAGATCCCTTGGCGCCATTGTCATACAGGATATGTTCCTCATTGTTATCCACGTCATGATAAACGATTTTATCGAACCCCCACCCTTTAATGGCCTCAATACGTTTTTGTAATTGCGGCAGCAGATTCTGACCGGCATGGACAAGAAAAATATCTTCGTTTTTCATTGTTTTTTGGCTACAGGCAAGATGAATATCGATGAAATCGATACTGCCGGCGTAACCGTATCCGAATGTCAGATTATGGTATTTTTCATAATTCTCGAGTGGCAATTCGTTGTGTTTGCCAAAGATAATCGTTTTGATTTTTCGGCTCAGCCGATTGGCCGACTCCTGTTTTAAACGGGTTAGTTTTGCGGATGGTTCACCGTTTATTTGCGTTTGATGCAGCAAGGTTCCAATTGTCGTCAGTTCTTTTGTTGGAATAACGCCTCGCTCATCCATCGCTTCGAGGATACCGGTTCTGAGTATTATCTTGTTGTCATTGGGGTAAGGTTGAAGCATGCGGCGTTCAAAGTTGATGAGCTCTTCACGATAATGGTTCTGCGCGGCTTTATCGGCAAGTGCATAGGAATTCCCCAGTTGCGCCGCTTGAAAGGGGCCGTAGGTATATTCCAGTGATACAACAGCGATGGCATCGGGGTAGATTAATTTGTTGAGCATGGGAGCCGGCCCGTCGATGATGACGGCTGGTTTGATGATCCCCTTGTCAAGCAGCTTCTGCATGTCATGAAACAGCACGAAATTAATGCCGAATTCACAATCTGCCCGTGACATTTCAAGTTTGGACAGTCCGCGTTTGTCATCATTACAGACCAGATAAATATCACCGGCCAGTCTGCCTTCGGACAGTAAGGCGCGTTTCAATTCTCCGGCCAGCTTCGCGGCGAAGAGAATGTCGCCGTACCCCATTTTTTTTTCATCAAAACCTACGATAATATCGTGCATTGTTTTACCCTGGCTTTTTGGGGCTTATTATAACGCACTTGAGTGATTAATTGTTCATTAATGGTATTTTTATGGCAAACAGGTGGTTATGAATGATGGTTATAAAATAAGAAATAGTACTTGTATCCTTTGGCAACCAGGTTACAATCGGTTAAAATATAATCATAAAGGATAACTGTTGTAATCTACGAGGATTCGGGATGCTTATCACGCAAATTAAAGGCGCCCTGGCTGAAGCCGGGAATCAGCATGAAAAATCGGCTTCAAATACCGATTACCTGAATAAAATCCTCCATATAGATGCGACCCGATTTATTGGTCAGTTAAATACCCTGCTCGCCAAATCCGATTTATCAGAACAGGAATGTCTGGATGCTGTCAAAAAACTACTCGCCCAACGCTGGCAAAACATTGCCGGAACCGCTTTAAGCTATACGGATCAAAACCGGCATTACCTGACCCGACTCTGTTTTGACCTGGCCAAAATTCTGCATCAACAGGATAATTCCCTCGCGACCTATCAGTATATGATGCCTACCCTGACTCATATTGATGATCAGATCCTTTATTATCGCGATCATATTGATCAGTATGCCCTGGATGAAGTGATTCTCAGCGACGACCAAAAATCGTTGATTCCGGTCGCGCTCTTAACCTGCCTGAGTCATCACGGCAACGTTGATATAAACAAGCTGGTCAATCCCTATGATGGCGCGCCCCTGTCTGTTACTGAGCAAGCGCGCCTGAGATTACATAGTTCCCAAAGCCGTGAATTAATGGAAACGTTTGCACAGATTCAAGAATGTAAACAGGGAAATGGCAGTATTGGCGGTCATGTGCAAAAGTTGATAATGGCTTTGAGAGAAGGCGGCGAACATGGCGGCGAAGACGGGAAAGAACTGGAGGCGGGCGTCAATGCCTTAAATGGCATTATCAAATTCATGGAGTACTGGCGTCTTTTGCCAAAGGAACGACAAATCGAGTTGCGGGCATTAACATCCCGAACGGACAAGCGCACATTTGGCAACTTAATTGACATACTGGACAAGTCAGACAGGGACTCTTTTGATTGCGTGGAATCCATCAGCGGTTTGCTGGAAAAAATCCTGGGCGAACATGGTGAAATTCTCTTTAAAGACACCAGAGAAGACTGGCAATATATTTCAATTCTGGCAGAAAAACTGGATGTTCTGATAAAACAGATGAAAGTGAAGACTTCCGGCCAGGACAGCCATCAAATCGTTTTTGTAGATTTGTTACGGGAACTGGATGGCTTTCAGAACGTACAATCTTTGCCTGACTTGCAGGCACTGTTTCATTTATTGCCCGTAAGTCAGTTACCGGATGTGAAAGAGGAACTGCTGTTCTTACTGAAAACCCATATTAAGGGGAGTGATGATTTACATCAATTGTTAATGGCATTGCAACCCGAGAAATTTGAATTCCTTTTTACCTGCTTCATCAATCATCATGACACGGCTCTTGGTAACCTGGAAGAAGTGGCTTTTTTGCTGGAGCAACTCAATTCCAGGCAAAGGGACGCCTTTTTACTTCAGTTTAAAGCTATGAGCGCCGGTTTTTCGGATAATAACCTGCGTTTTGTCAGGCTCTTCAGTTATCTCAGCGAGGAGCACCGGCTAGCCTTGATGCGTATCCTGGGAGATCACGCCGTCGAGATTTTTACCGCAGATCTCATATCGCTAAAAATCGGACTTAGATATTTGCCTCTGGAATTCTGTCACATTCTTTGCGAACAATACCATGATAATCAAAGCAAATTTTTCATAAATGGCAGTCAATTCGCGGATATCTACGGATCTCTGGAGCCTGAAAAACAGACCGTGTTTTACAAGAACGTTGCCGATATACTGCCGGAAAGCATTAAAAATGGCCGCCAGCTTGGCTATGTCCTGGCGTTGTTGGATGCAAAACAAATGGAAACGTTATGCCGGAAACTGGTGGATAAAAGGCCTGGCCCGATTTTTAGCGGTTTTGAGTTTTGTCAGGCGATATTTCCGCTTGATCCGCAACAACGCAAAACAGTATTTGACGTCTTTCGACCCGGGTTGCCTGATATCCTGACCAATGACGCGGATTTTTCACTGGCTCTTCGCCATCTTTCCTCCGAGGATCAAACAAGCTTGCGGCAGGATATGCGCTGTAAAGCTCATATTGACTCTGGCGAGGAGTTATCTGACGAACAGCTCATTACCCGATTTATTGCGCAAAAACAACCTCAACATGCCCGATCCAACTTTACCTTTTTTGACCATACACGCCAAATAAACGATTCCTATCTTCGTGACCTGCTGTTTGGTAAAAAGGATGCGCATAACGATTCAATGTCCATAAACTGAGTCTGTTTTTCGATTCACAGGGTCCGGGTTCCGTTGCATTTTCATGCCACGGCCGCAAAAGCAGTTGTCCGGCGTTTTGCGACGTTTGAATTCATGAACAGGGACTCGCTATTTACCTCATTCAAACGTAAAATGGCACTCAATTATCCATCTTTTCTCGTCAAGAATGAAAAAGCAACAGATCCTGGGGGAGAAGTCTTCGTGAGCAATGGTCGTTTTTATTTTGCCAACCGCGAAAATGTCAGCCGGTTTATTAACCGCTGGGATCTGTTGCTTTTGATTCTTGTTTTCTCCGTCCTGTTTTTCCTAGGCTGGGCCGGACAGCAAATGGCAACGCCTTACAAGCTCGGCCAGCCCCTGCCCATTTCCCTGGATCCGTCGAACCTTCCGTTTTACGCGTTGCGTACGGTGCTGCGCATGTTCATTGCGTTGGGATTGTCCTTGCTGTTTACTTTTGCGGTTGGCGCGCTCGCGGCCAAAAATCGACGCGCCGAACAGGTTATTATTCCCGCGATTGATATTTTACAATCCGTGCCGGTGTTGAGTTTTCTCTCAATCACCATCACCGGATTTATTCGCTTGTTTCCCAATAGTCTGCTGGGGCCGGAATGTGCGTCCATTTTTGTTATTTTCACAGCCCAGGTCTGGAATATTACCTTTGGTTTTTATCAGTCTTTAAAAACGCTGCCCCATGATTTGAAAGAGGCGGCAGCCATGTTCCAGCTGTCCGCCTGGCAACGGTTCTGGAAGGTTGAAGTGCCTTTTTCCATGTCGGGACTGCTATGGAATATGATGATGTCCATGTCGGCAAGCTGGTTTTTTGTGGTGCTTTCGGAAGCCATTGCGGTCGCTCATCAGGATATTCGTTTGCCGGGTGTCGGTTCCTACATCGCGTTGGCCATCGAGCAGCGCGATTTGCATGCGGTGGTGTATGCCATTCTTACCATGATTGTGGTTATTTTTCTTTATGATCAGATTTTTTTCCGGCCTCTTATCGCCTGGTCGGAAAAATTTAAAATGGAACAATCCCCCGATGAGGAGGAATATCAATCCTGGCTGATTGATTTGATTCGCAGCAGTCGTTTAATGAAAAGAGCCGGAGTGGGCGTCGCTATAGTAAAAGATCATTTTGTCAATGCCGCCTGGCTCAGCAGCAAAGGGCCAAAACCCGGTAAGGAAATTGATTATCGCCGCCAGAAACAACTGGATTGGTTATGGGGCGGCGTTGTGATCGTGGCCATTATACTGGGCGGGTGGTTATTGCTGGAATTTATCCTTGCGGATTTGCAATTCAGTGATATTGTTCATGTCTTCATTCTGGGTGCTGCAACCGGAACCCGAGTGATTGTGTTGATTATTTTCAGCTCCTTGATTTGGATCCCCATTGGGGTGTGGATTGGGTTGCGTCCGCGTCTGGCCCAGAAAATTCAACCGGTTATCCAGTTCGCAGCCGCTTTTCCGGCGAATTTATTTTATCCTCTTTTTGTGATTGCCATTGTCCGCTTCCATTTGAATGTTGAAATATGGGTGACGCCTTTGATGATTCTGGGAACACAGTGGTATATTTTATTTAATGTCATTGCGGGCGCCTCTTCCATTCCCCGGGATCTTTATCTGGCTGCCGATAATTTCGGTTTGAAAGG contains these protein-coding regions:
- a CDS encoding ankyrin repeat domain-containing protein; translated protein: MHDIIVGFDEKKMGYGDILFAAKLAGELKRALLSEGRLAGDIYLVCNDDKRGLSKLEMSRADCEFGINFVLFHDMQKLLDKGIIKPAVIIDGPAPMLNKLIYPDAIAVVSLEYTYGPFQAAQLGNSYALADKAAQNHYREELINFERRMLQPYPNDNKIILRTGILEAMDERGVIPTKELTTIGTLLHQTQINGEPSAKLTRLKQESANRLSRKIKTIIFGKHNELPLENYEKYHNLTFGYGYAGSIDFIDIHLACSQKTMKNEDIFLVHAGQNLLPQLQKRIEAIKGWGFDKIVYHDVDNNEEHILYDNGAKGSVYRLLHATHLDHAQMIGLFAVSGPLSLATGDQSFMEAIQANKIICYDCFPHKELLYSAYQDRGEHYSEKTREALKLLRLRSELQKTLPTRILKRLANLLQDDTVRRELSELNEGIRKNTSLVSHYLDMVKPFIPPISDPVTKAVIDDAFNDGMLTETVIPEHLFLAIRYGRENIVRCLLEHHPKCLFENDALGNNSFIVAARNGQYNLLALFIQYAADQKIPFATINQANHHFARYRFLDYLPDCLLEDEEKMAGLLGSYAGEARKYLVRGREDLSVNPVGFLPQFGFYKPEKEKNKWLLLQKYINEAYGAPDLEEYQKARIPFLIVAREYLRHQPELIPVFEEINQTCHRAGYRDNWIYTHRDEYLGMLQQVHDFIESSEKRKETLGTGWLPPPPPSFWQEIEPKLLEQCDSDLNEEQIKNRFYPFFVVLSLFFQHRDSQDFELLQKLGEELEIPPGINDISPERYSEYLATVRLFIEREPELMKYYDDEWFSQTLVSCNMRL
- a CDS encoding ABC transporter permease gives rise to the protein MSNGRFYFANRENVSRFINRWDLLLLILVFSVLFFLGWAGQQMATPYKLGQPLPISLDPSNLPFYALRTVLRMFIALGLSLLFTFAVGALAAKNRRAEQVIIPAIDILQSVPVLSFLSITITGFIRLFPNSLLGPECASIFVIFTAQVWNITFGFYQSLKTLPHDLKEAAAMFQLSAWQRFWKVEVPFSMSGLLWNMMMSMSASWFFVVLSEAIAVAHQDIRLPGVGSYIALAIEQRDLHAVVYAILTMIVVIFLYDQIFFRPLIAWSEKFKMEQSPDEEEYQSWLIDLIRSSRLMKRAGVGVAIVKDHFVNAAWLSSKGPKPGKEIDYRRQKQLDWLWGGVVIVAIILGGWLLLEFILADLQFSDIVHVFILGAATGTRVIVLIIFSSLIWIPIGVWIGLRPRLAQKIQPVIQFAAAFPANLFYPLFVIAIVRFHLNVEIWVTPLMILGTQWYILFNVIAGASSIPRDLYLAADNFGLKGWHWWKRLALPGVFPFYITGAITAAGGAWNASIVAEWLSWGNTTLRATGLGEYIHASTIAGNFPKIALGTAMMCVYVLVFNHLIWRPLYRLAEERFNFN